One segment of Clostridium botulinum DNA contains the following:
- the mfd gene encoding transcription-repair coupling factor, translated as MRLKGLLEPLETGIELQKVLKSINEKTYPVGIYGLSDSGKSYMIDGIFENIEKSIVIVTQSDMEAKNLYEDLILYTNEVYYFPVKETVFYNIDAISGDLRWARLNVINEILNNKNKKIVITSIDSFMATYAPHKLFAKYSMTIKQGTEVNFNEISLKLIESGYERVEIVESKGQFSVRGGILDIFPTCSTYPYRVELFGDEVESIRTFNSESQRSIDKVKSFKVFPAKEIIVSQESMTKAKELILNEFKEISLNNKEKERIEKLEKVVKSNIESLEENLTFETIDSYLPYFYDEIESFFDYFKDYLFIMNDVKRCKGKLESSYLEFAENFTSFLERGDILPGQEKLLINEHDTLDKFEESNILFFETLNNTEKFLRPFTSIELKQTTLSNYQGQLDILIEDILDKKSKGYKTVILSGTKVRGERLVDTLRDRGVESSYRDKIEQIQFGEVVITCGNQLKGFEYPEYKVCVISDKEVFGEAKRKLKPKNKKKKGISKIKSFNELKPGDYVVHVNHGIGVYKGIKQIDVSGHKRDYLDIVYDKGDKLYVPVEQLDLIQKYIGSEGKSPKVTKLGGAEWQKAKAKVRKSINDIAEDLVKLYATRSTIKGHKFSKDTQWQRQFEDEFPFEETPDQLTSLEEIKKDMESDKVMDRLLCGDVGYGKTEVALRAAFKAVMDGKQVALLVPTTILAEQHYKNMKKRFSDFPIKIDMVSRFRTAKEQKATIQRLKEGNVDILVGTHKLVSKDIQFKDLGLLIVDEEQRFGVSQKEKIKNIKKNVDVLTLSATPIPRTLHMSLTGARDISVIETAPEERYPVQTYVVEQNDQLIRDAILREIGRGGQVYFVYNRVEDINEMARYVQELVPESKVSVTHGQMTERQLEKEMLSFMDQESNVLVCTTIIETGIDIPNVNTIIVYNSDKMGLSQLYQLRGRVGRSNRIAYAYLLYAKDKVLTEVAEKRLKALKDFTELGSGFKIAMRDLEIRGAGNIMGSSQHGHMASVGYDLYCRMLEDTIKIIKGEISKEPIETTVEIKIDAFISEDYIEDEIQKIEIYKKIAAIEDIEDYNDIKEELEDRYSKIPEPVHNLMDIAYIKSIAKKLFIEEIKEMPKEIRFKFASGEDEYKKLFKILMENYKENIILKFGTEPYFSFKTQDMKKEDNLVLLKEILGKLES; from the coding sequence ATGAGATTAAAAGGGTTATTAGAGCCCTTAGAAACTGGTATTGAGTTACAAAAAGTATTGAAATCTATTAATGAAAAAACTTATCCAGTAGGTATATATGGGTTATCAGATTCAGGAAAATCGTATATGATAGATGGAATATTTGAAAATATTGAAAAATCTATTGTTATCGTTACTCAAAGTGATATGGAAGCTAAAAATCTTTACGAAGACTTAATTTTATATACTAATGAAGTATATTATTTTCCAGTAAAAGAAACGGTTTTTTATAATATAGATGCTATATCAGGTGATTTAAGATGGGCAAGATTAAATGTAATAAATGAGATATTAAATAATAAAAATAAAAAAATAGTAATAACATCTATAGATTCTTTTATGGCAACTTATGCTCCTCATAAATTATTTGCTAAATATAGCATGACTATAAAGCAAGGAACTGAAGTTAATTTTAATGAAATATCATTAAAATTAATTGAAAGTGGATATGAAAGAGTAGAAATAGTTGAATCAAAGGGTCAATTTTCTGTAAGAGGAGGAATATTAGATATATTCCCAACCTGTTCAACTTATCCTTATAGAGTTGAACTTTTTGGAGATGAAGTAGAATCTATCAGAACTTTTAACTCTGAATCTCAAAGAAGTATAGATAAAGTTAAATCTTTTAAAGTGTTTCCTGCAAAAGAGATAATAGTATCTCAAGAATCAATGACTAAAGCAAAAGAATTAATTTTAAATGAATTTAAAGAAATTTCTTTAAATAATAAGGAAAAAGAAAGAATAGAAAAATTAGAGAAGGTAGTTAAATCTAATATAGAATCACTTGAAGAAAATTTAACATTTGAAACTATAGATAGTTATTTACCTTATTTTTATGATGAAATAGAAAGCTTTTTTGATTATTTTAAAGATTATTTATTTATAATGAATGATGTTAAACGATGTAAAGGTAAATTAGAATCATCTTATTTAGAATTTGCAGAAAACTTTACTTCATTTCTTGAAAGAGGAGATATACTTCCAGGTCAAGAAAAATTATTAATTAATGAACATGATACATTAGATAAATTTGAGGAATCAAACATACTTTTCTTTGAAACTTTAAATAATACAGAAAAATTTCTAAGACCTTTTACAAGTATAGAGTTAAAGCAAACAACGTTAAGCAATTATCAAGGTCAATTAGATATACTGATAGAAGATATTTTAGATAAGAAATCAAAGGGATATAAAACAGTAATATTATCTGGTACTAAAGTCAGAGGAGAAAGACTTGTAGATACATTAAGAGATAGAGGTGTTGAAAGCTCTTATAGAGATAAGATAGAACAAATACAATTTGGTGAAGTTGTAATAACTTGTGGTAATCAATTAAAGGGATTTGAATATCCAGAATATAAAGTTTGTGTTATATCAGATAAAGAAGTATTTGGTGAAGCAAAGAGAAAATTAAAGCCGAAAAATAAAAAGAAAAAGGGTATATCTAAAATAAAAAGCTTTAATGAATTGAAACCAGGTGACTATGTAGTTCATGTAAACCATGGAATAGGAGTTTATAAGGGAATTAAACAGATAGATGTATCTGGTCACAAGAGAGATTATCTAGATATAGTATATGACAAAGGTGATAAACTATATGTTCCAGTAGAACAACTTGATTTAATTCAAAAGTATATTGGTAGTGAAGGTAAATCTCCTAAGGTTACAAAACTTGGCGGAGCTGAATGGCAGAAAGCTAAGGCAAAAGTTAGAAAATCGATTAATGATATTGCAGAAGATTTAGTTAAGTTATATGCTACTAGATCTACAATCAAAGGTCATAAATTTAGTAAAGATACTCAATGGCAAAGACAGTTTGAAGATGAATTTCCATTTGAAGAAACACCAGATCAATTAACTTCATTAGAAGAGATAAAGAAAGATATGGAATCTGATAAAGTTATGGATAGATTACTTTGTGGTGATGTTGGATACGGAAAAACAGAGGTAGCATTAAGAGCTGCATTTAAAGCTGTTATGGATGGAAAACAGGTTGCTTTATTAGTACCAACAACTATTTTAGCGGAACAACATTATAAAAATATGAAAAAGAGATTTTCTGATTTTCCAATTAAGATAGATATGGTTAGTAGATTTAGGACAGCTAAGGAACAAAAGGCTACAATACAAAGGTTAAAAGAGGGGAATGTTGATATTTTAGTTGGTACTCATAAATTAGTATCTAAAGATATACAATTTAAGGATTTGGGATTGCTTATAGTGGATGAAGAGCAACGATTTGGAGTATCTCAGAAGGAAAAGATTAAAAATATAAAGAAAAATGTAGATGTTTTAACATTGAGTGCTACACCTATTCCTAGAACACTTCATATGTCATTAACTGGGGCTAGAGATATATCTGTAATAGAGACTGCTCCAGAAGAAAGATATCCTGTTCAAACATATGTTGTAGAACAAAATGATCAACTTATAAGAGATGCAATATTAAGAGAAATTGGTAGAGGCGGTCAAGTATATTTTGTTTATAATAGAGTAGAAGATATAAATGAAATGGCTAGATATGTTCAAGAATTAGTACCAGAGAGTAAAGTTTCAGTTACACATGGACAAATGACAGAAAGACAATTAGAAAAAGAAATGCTTTCATTTATGGATCAAGAGTCTAATGTTTTGGTTTGCACTACAATAATAGAAACGGGAATAGATATTCCTAATGTAAATACTATTATAGTTTATAACTCTGATAAGATGGGGTTATCTCAACTGTATCAATTAAGAGGAAGAGTTGGTAGATCAAATAGAATTGCATATGCATATTTATTATATGCTAAGGATAAAGTATTAACTGAAGTCGCGGAAAAAAGACTTAAAGCATTAAAAGATTTTACAGAGTTAGGTTCAGGATTTAAAATAGCTATGAGAGACTTAGAAATAAGAGGAGCTGGAAATATTATGGGCTCATCTCAACATGGTCATATGGCATCTGTAGGGTATGATTTATATTGTAGAATGCTTGAAGATACTATTAAGATAATTAAAGGCGAAATATCTAAAGAACCAATTGAAACTACTGTAGAAATTAAAATTGATGCATTTATATCTGAAGATTATATTGAAGATGAAATTCAAAAAATAGAAATATATAAGAAGATAGCTGCTATAGAAGATATAGAAGACTATAATGATATAAAAGAAGAATTAGAGGATAGATATTCTAAAATACCTGAGCCAGTTCATAATTTAATGGATATAGCTTATATAAAAAGTATAGCTAAAAAGTTATTTATAGAAGAGATAAAGGAAATGCCAAAAGAAATAAGATTTAAATTTGCAAGTGGTGAAGATGAATATAAAAAGTTATTTAAGATACTTATGGAGAATTATAAAGAAAATATAATTCTTAAATTTGGAACTGAACCATATTTTTCATTTAAAACACAAGATATGAAAAAAGAGGATAATTTAGTGTTACTAAAGGAAATATTGGGGAAATTAGAATCTTAA
- a CDS encoding peptidylprolyl isomerase, whose amino-acid sequence MNKIKKIVASVVVATLAFSIVGCKMIEKTPEAIKNTVLATVGKEKITQGDLDRDLKSITESLKQKYGENYESNADIKDQLKELKTQYLNAIVNEKVILAKSAELNLRPSDEELNKDVDEAVSYYKTAYQTEEQYNTFLEQNGFTEDEFKEYQKNQAIVRYVYQDMVKDVEVNDEDIQKYYDENKDTQFSTPGEIDFDKSLQQANEIKSQLDGGADFAEVAKEKSQDPGTKGNGGSLGFIEYSSTKYVKEFMDGFKDLKEGEISQPIKSQFGYHIIKVTGVKDDGADVAHILVADKGEGTVTPLEDVKEDIRGQLLQKKQSDVFNEKIEEWKKEVGVKIHEKNL is encoded by the coding sequence TTGAATAAAATAAAGAAAATTGTTGCGTCTGTAGTAGTAGCTACACTTGCATTTTCAATTGTTGGTTGTAAGATGATTGAAAAGACACCAGAAGCTATAAAGAATACAGTTCTTGCAACAGTAGGAAAAGAAAAAATAACCCAAGGCGATTTAGATAGAGACTTAAAATCAATCACGGAATCTCTAAAACAAAAATATGGAGAAAACTATGAAAGTAATGCAGATATAAAAGATCAATTAAAGGAATTAAAAACACAATACTTAAATGCTATAGTTAATGAAAAGGTGATATTAGCTAAATCGGCAGAATTGAATTTAAGACCTAGCGATGAGGAATTAAATAAAGATGTAGATGAAGCAGTAAGTTATTATAAAACTGCATATCAAACAGAAGAACAATACAATACATTTTTAGAGCAAAATGGATTTACAGAAGATGAATTTAAAGAATATCAAAAGAATCAAGCAATAGTAAGATATGTATATCAAGATATGGTTAAGGACGTAGAAGTTAATGATGAAGATATACAAAAATATTACGATGAAAATAAAGATACTCAATTCTCAACTCCAGGAGAAATTGATTTTGATAAATCTTTACAACAAGCTAATGAAATAAAAAGTCAATTAGATGGTGGAGCAGATTTTGCAGAAGTTGCTAAGGAAAAATCACAAGACCCAGGAACTAAAGGTAATGGTGGTTCTTTAGGTTTTATAGAGTATTCATCAACTAAATATGTTAAAGAATTTATGGATGGATTTAAAGATTTAAAAGAAGGCGAAATTTCACAACCAATAAAGAGTCAATTTGGTTATCACATAATTAAAGTAACTGGTGTAAAAGATGACGGTGCAGATGTAGCTCATATATTAGTTGCAGATAAGGGTGAAGGTACAGTAACACCTTTAGAAGATGTTAAAGAGGACATTAGAGGTCAATTATTACAAAAGAAACAAAGTGATGTATTTAACGAAAAGATAGAAGAATGGAAAAAAGAAGTTGGCGTAAAAATACACGAAAAAAATTTATAG